Proteins from one Halovivax limisalsi genomic window:
- the grpE gene encoding nucleotide exchange factor GrpE, translating to MSDDEGADATAQGVRPEGGPDADEDASPGTDDSDVEPAGEGTDSRERTEDADPTDDGESSVGEGESTDERGDADDGRDETAEPTEPTEAADEAAESADASRTGPDTAAELQDLIDRVASHDEGLAEQVTSVVETAREVNETLDHQREELADLRERNDEQAGTIEDLQAKLDDRETRIEDLEAELESREERVEELESALKRKQADFQNYKKRAKKRQEQLKSRATEDLVARLVGVRDNLKRALEEGGDDAESLREGVDMTLREFDRVLADENVEEIEPDPGTDVDPQRHEVMVKVDSEQPEGTVAEVFTPGYEMGDKVIQNAQVTVSNGELDGADSSDPDDAADSVEDADEADAEALAGADGESDADGTDVDEPDPDAGGEPAAPAGADDDDESDPAGGPDEAADERAATTEDDASDGATDRSSDDDRADAAEGDDAIELGGEVEESTDDPSDTIELGGEIADDESDE from the coding sequence ATGAGCGATGACGAGGGTGCGGACGCTACGGCCCAGGGGGTTCGGCCGGAGGGCGGCCCCGACGCGGACGAGGACGCGTCGCCGGGAACGGACGACTCGGACGTCGAGCCCGCCGGGGAGGGAACGGACTCGCGCGAACGGACGGAGGACGCTGATCCGACCGACGACGGCGAGTCGTCGGTCGGCGAGGGTGAGTCGACCGACGAACGTGGCGACGCGGACGACGGCCGTGACGAGACCGCGGAGCCGACCGAGCCGACCGAGGCGGCCGACGAGGCCGCTGAATCGGCCGACGCGTCCCGGACGGGGCCCGACACGGCGGCGGAACTGCAGGACCTGATCGATCGCGTGGCATCGCACGACGAGGGCCTCGCCGAGCAGGTGACGAGCGTGGTCGAAACGGCCAGAGAGGTCAACGAGACGCTCGATCACCAGCGCGAGGAACTCGCTGACCTCCGCGAGCGAAACGACGAGCAGGCGGGGACGATCGAGGACCTCCAGGCCAAGCTGGACGACCGCGAGACCCGTATCGAGGACCTCGAAGCCGAACTCGAATCGCGCGAGGAGCGGGTCGAGGAGCTGGAATCGGCGCTGAAACGGAAGCAGGCGGACTTCCAGAACTACAAGAAACGCGCGAAGAAACGCCAGGAGCAGCTCAAATCCCGCGCGACGGAGGATCTCGTCGCCCGGCTGGTGGGCGTCCGGGACAATCTCAAGCGCGCGCTCGAGGAGGGTGGCGACGACGCCGAATCGCTCAGGGAGGGCGTCGACATGACGCTTCGCGAGTTCGATCGCGTCCTCGCGGACGAGAACGTCGAGGAGATCGAGCCGGATCCGGGGACGGACGTCGACCCTCAGCGCCACGAAGTGATGGTCAAAGTCGACAGCGAACAGCCGGAAGGAACCGTCGCGGAGGTGTTCACGCCGGGCTACGAGATGGGCGACAAGGTCATCCAGAACGCCCAGGTGACGGTGAGCAACGGCGAACTCGACGGGGCGGACTCGAGCGATCCCGACGACGCGGCTGATTCGGTTGAGGACGCCGACGAAGCCGACGCCGAGGCGCTCGCCGGTGCCGACGGCGAATCCGACGCGGACGGGACCGACGTCGACGAGCCCGACCCTGACGCCGGCGGCGAGCCGGCCGCTCCGGCGGGCGCTGACGATGACGACGAATCCGACCCCGCCGGGGGGCCCGACGAAGCAGCCGACGAACGGGCGGCCACGACCGAGGACGACGCAAGCGACGGTGCGACGGACCGCTCGTCGGACGACGACCGAGCGGATGCGGCCGAGGGGGACGACGCCATCGAACTCGGCGGCGAAGTCGAGGAGTCGACCGACGATCCGTCCGACACGATCGAACTCGGCGGTGAAATCGCCGACGACGAATCCGACGAGTAA
- a CDS encoding carbohydrate ABC transporter permease: MTDGGVPDRRATDGDAYVPATEIPPSRPERDRDLVAWLDDHTPSLWRGLTYVVAITIAVLWIVPFLGLFMASLRPLSEILNGWWELEGMTLTLENYERAWTYQTAPLRRALVNTFIVTLPSVLVVMLLGAMAAYPFARFEFPLKTALFFLILLVMAAPPELVAMGNYNTLRNIELFDTYMGLILIHIGWGLGWVVLFLRNYLLGIPEELEEAARIDGASRFQIFRTIILPLSVPALVSVAVIQFTWVWNAFFFPLVFMRSPERYLAPQVLPLMRGRLQVDWGLVAAGSIMTMIVPIVLFLLLERYYTRGMVAAVAD; the protein is encoded by the coding sequence ATGACTGACGGTGGGGTCCCGGACCGTCGGGCGACCGACGGCGACGCCTACGTCCCGGCGACTGAGATCCCGCCGAGCAGGCCGGAACGTGATCGCGACCTCGTCGCCTGGCTGGACGACCACACGCCCTCGCTCTGGCGCGGGCTGACGTACGTGGTCGCGATCACCATCGCCGTCCTGTGGATCGTCCCGTTTCTGGGTCTGTTCATGGCCTCGCTTCGCCCGCTCTCGGAGATCCTGAACGGCTGGTGGGAACTCGAGGGGATGACGCTGACGCTCGAGAACTACGAGCGCGCGTGGACGTACCAGACGGCGCCGTTGCGCCGAGCGCTCGTGAACACGTTCATCGTGACGCTCCCGTCCGTGCTGGTGGTGATGTTGCTCGGCGCGATGGCGGCCTACCCCTTCGCGCGCTTCGAGTTCCCCCTGAAGACCGCCCTGTTCTTCCTGATCCTGCTGGTGATGGCCGCGCCGCCGGAGCTCGTCGCGATGGGGAACTACAACACGCTTCGCAACATCGAGCTGTTCGACACCTACATGGGGCTCATTCTGATCCACATCGGCTGGGGGCTGGGCTGGGTCGTCCTCTTCCTGCGGAACTACCTGCTGGGCATCCCGGAGGAACTGGAGGAGGCCGCCCGCATCGACGGCGCCTCGCGCTTCCAGATCTTCCGGACGATCATCCTCCCGCTGTCGGTCCCGGCGCTGGTCTCCGTGGCCGTCATCCAGTTCACCTGGGTCTGGAACGCCTTCTTCTTCCCGCTGGTCTTCATGCGGTCGCCGGAACGCTACCTCGCCCCGCAGGTGCTGCCGCTCATGCGCGGGCGCCTGCAGGTCGACTGGGGGCTCGTCGCCGCCGGCTCCATCATGACGATGATCGTCCCCATCGTCCTCTTCCTCCTGCTGGAGCGCTACTACACGCGCGGGATGGTCGCCGCGGTCGCGGACTGA
- a CDS encoding ABC transporter substrate-binding protein, giving the protein MRETTHHVDRRTVIGATGAGMAALAGCQGVIESNSNAAAQGGGSITVTGVWTGAEEENFQAVIDHVQEETGIDITYEPRSTEAILTGTLIDYQAGVATADIVVIPSPARVRSDARSGHLAPMSGVWEEWEFSPSPESVTVDGEQYAAPFKMDLKPGFWHRQSFFEEHDLEHPEDYDQFMSLLDELNGIEGVDAPIASGNGVGWPLSDVTEGFIQRQEDGAQLQRNLISGEASMTDDRVATAHQEIQELIQEGYFSTVRDFGVQFEYLWNNQIPLYFQGSFITAFDAIQDPSDLNYFMVPGAESMVAAENWFTVPTYVDDVETARTAVETFVSPSAQAVWAERGGFIATSPEVPSDAYDLEVMQNLSQRADEVELVPDLDDTLGDPFQSEYWSQLTGLWADPDQDVQSMLEQLAQVQEESVTEGGSGGGDGDGSDGGGNESASDGGNGSDADGGNESDGDGS; this is encoded by the coding sequence ATGCGTGAGACCACGCACCACGTCGACCGGCGGACCGTCATCGGCGCGACCGGCGCTGGCATGGCCGCACTCGCGGGCTGTCAGGGCGTCATCGAATCGAACAGCAACGCCGCCGCGCAGGGCGGCGGCAGCATCACCGTCACGGGCGTCTGGACCGGCGCCGAGGAGGAGAACTTCCAGGCCGTCATCGACCACGTCCAGGAGGAGACGGGCATCGACATCACGTACGAACCGCGAAGCACGGAGGCGATCCTGACCGGGACGTTGATAGACTATCAGGCCGGCGTCGCGACGGCCGATATCGTCGTGATCCCCTCGCCGGCACGGGTCCGCTCGGACGCCCGCTCCGGCCACCTTGCGCCGATGAGCGGCGTCTGGGAGGAGTGGGAGTTTTCACCGTCGCCCGAATCGGTCACCGTCGACGGCGAACAGTACGCCGCCCCGTTCAAGATGGACCTCAAACCGGGGTTCTGGCACCGCCAGTCCTTCTTCGAGGAGCACGATCTCGAGCACCCGGAGGACTACGACCAGTTCATGAGCCTGCTGGACGAGCTCAACGGAATCGAGGGGGTCGACGCGCCGATCGCGTCCGGAAACGGCGTGGGCTGGCCGTTGAGCGACGTCACCGAGGGGTTCATCCAGCGCCAGGAGGACGGCGCGCAGCTCCAGCGCAACCTCATCTCGGGCGAGGCGTCCATGACCGACGACCGCGTCGCGACGGCTCACCAGGAGATCCAGGAGCTCATCCAGGAGGGCTACTTCAGCACCGTGCGGGACTTCGGCGTCCAGTTCGAGTACCTCTGGAACAACCAGATCCCGCTCTACTTCCAGGGTTCGTTCATCACCGCCTTCGACGCGATCCAGGACCCGTCGGACCTGAACTACTTCATGGTCCCCGGCGCGGAGTCGATGGTCGCCGCCGAGAACTGGTTCACCGTCCCGACCTACGTCGACGACGTCGAGACGGCCCGGACGGCCGTCGAAACCTTCGTCAGCCCCAGCGCCCAGGCGGTGTGGGCCGAACGCGGCGGCTTCATCGCCACGAGTCCCGAGGTGCCGAGCGACGCGTACGACCTGGAGGTGATGCAGAACCTCTCCCAACGGGCCGACGAGGTCGAACTCGTCCCGGACCTGGACGACACGCTCGGCGACCCCTTCCAGTCGGAGTACTGGTCGCAACTCACCGGTCTCTGGGCCGACCCGGACCAGGACGTCCAGTCGATGCTCGAACAACTGGCCCAGGTCCAGGAGGAATCGGTCACCGAGGGCGGATCCGGCGGTGGCGACGGCGACGGGTCCGACGGTGGCGGGAACGAGTCCGCCAGTGACGGCGGAAACGGATCCGACGCTGACGGCGGAAACGAATCCGACGGCGACGGAAGCTGA